The Peribacillus sp. FSL P2-0133 genome has a segment encoding these proteins:
- a CDS encoding CamS family sex pheromone protein encodes MRKHSILGMILILLLAGCAPSFEEKQEVVQDSKDKKETAIIPKYKISEEYYQTILPFEPSKARGLVVSNLNTRYDIEEFENGLMRLAQTQFDPEDYLFQEGQMLDSSTISSWLNRKYTDSQLKEKKMKASENLGLNPVDPGKGDIDKRNEENPIYLAHILEHNYLVKTKDNSVSLGGVVIGLALNSVHYYQKEAFGATYENKIDSKKLKQEGEKIAAEVLKRLRKMDKLKNVPITIALFEQNEKSSVVPGNFISYTNIDKNSDNIGKWTNLNEEYFLFPSASAEKKYRDDVNTFTNFKEDVEEYFPNFNGVIGRAFYMDDQLQSLNIDIPIQFYGNSEAIGFTQYVAGLVMERFPNYIAVQVSITSVNGPEALIVREANQDEPTVHIYE; translated from the coding sequence ATGAGGAAACACTCTATTTTGGGGATGATTCTTATACTGCTTCTTGCTGGATGTGCGCCTAGTTTTGAGGAAAAGCAAGAGGTAGTTCAAGACTCCAAAGACAAAAAAGAAACAGCAATTATTCCGAAGTATAAAATTTCGGAAGAATACTATCAAACAATCCTACCGTTTGAACCATCAAAAGCACGCGGTTTGGTCGTATCCAATCTAAATACCCGATATGACATTGAAGAATTCGAAAATGGATTGATGCGGTTGGCCCAAACGCAATTCGACCCGGAAGATTACCTGTTTCAAGAGGGGCAAATGCTGGATAGTTCCACGATATCTTCCTGGCTGAACAGAAAATATACCGATAGTCAGTTGAAAGAAAAGAAGATGAAGGCCTCAGAGAACCTTGGCTTGAATCCGGTTGATCCAGGTAAAGGAGACATTGATAAGCGGAATGAAGAAAATCCAATTTATCTTGCTCATATTTTAGAACATAATTACTTGGTAAAAACAAAGGATAATTCGGTGAGCCTTGGCGGGGTTGTTATAGGTCTTGCTTTGAATTCAGTGCATTACTATCAAAAAGAGGCATTCGGTGCCACCTATGAAAATAAAATCGATAGTAAAAAGCTAAAGCAAGAAGGGGAGAAAATTGCTGCAGAAGTCTTAAAAAGGCTGCGTAAAATGGACAAGCTGAAAAATGTTCCGATTACGATTGCCTTATTCGAGCAAAATGAAAAATCCTCAGTAGTCCCTGGGAATTTCATTTCCTATACAAATATCGATAAAAACTCTGACAATATTGGAAAATGGACGAACTTGAATGAAGAGTATTTCCTATTTCCTTCTGCTAGTGCTGAAAAAAAATATCGTGATGACGTCAATACTTTCACGAACTTTAAAGAAGATGTCGAAGAATACTTCCCTAACTTTAACGGAGTCATTGGCAGGGCGTTCTATATGGATGATCAATTGCAAAGTCTGAACATCGATATCCCCATTCAATTTTATGGGAACTCGGAAGCGATCGGCTTTACCCAATATGTTGCCGGGCTTGTAATGGAACGTTTCCCGAACTACATTGCCGTACAGGTATCCATTACCTCTGTTAATGGACCTGAAGCGCTCATAGTCCGTGAAGCAAATCAAGACGAACCAACTGTGCATATATACGAATGA